A window from Streptomyces sp. NBC_00335 encodes these proteins:
- a CDS encoding bifunctional glycosyltransferase/CDP-glycerol:glycerophosphate glycerophosphotransferase: MSFPVDISHYGVTIVIPAFNASATLARALQSALGQTHRGIEVLVVDDRSTDGTLALAHQFAAQDGRVRVIERPQNSGGCGAPRNNGIEAASGQFVMFLDADDELPLKAAETLLSSALVTGSEITAGRVVRINHATDELTVWQPQLYPADQTVAGLGGMPELIDDPIAAGKLYRRDFLDNHGIRFPEGVYFEDTYFSTVANFYARSFTILATPVYRWMWERESDQPSITNRRHELRSISDRVLVHQYTDSFLRSVGRPDLLARKGSKFLSHDLRLYTPELRTGDHAFHSGFLAAVAPYLHSLDPGTFELCGPMERIRAFGLMHGRVDIAVSASDYMKRRSVISSDIVERDGRVFWSGSLLGYPNAERFLEVTELELTGHKLADSRMYNKAASIEMVDGELHISGAIRNQFSRFAADDKVEIIAVLRRRSTKADHHFPVSGVEIDKDWIRYHTTIDLKSTLDKTERVGNWNFFVQLRHAGERASTALNISGVDVSSMRHSCDAGVFEVYETVSGNLGLRPETGEQRVKTSDRGTPWLWWQDVAPTGPVELPESYAATLVVHCHNDEYHLREFLSSLVAQRSFARTQVVFVDDGSNDSTARQLAAFAAYYPNAGVVTQHSLGASAAFDHGLQYAVAPYVMFSRARDILGEDSIGRLLSAGRRVKGADVVAGQADNFPGPWRSDDEPWQRYFTSKTSVRRLSDAPYLVFSTLLGGKLFKTSYIREHGFRGGPGPGLEDDWFTVPAVLYARSVAIAQNARFFERDEENQNSLFDSPWNDPVKTVDRVRLAAHVLASVQGAPPRTVVLAQRFVVRTLQPYVRNMHRIMSRPELASVLPLLGSVYSQIPDDVILQYAVHPQSKVQHHAIVTGNLDLFADPLGAPEYLPTLFLDEEGVYRRLVSDPVRTTLLRVPRASAVLETFDWTDGEIHFEGLLVLSGVDINARYTNRIQLVLSDGQREVTLPLEQNYRRDRWRTRKNQDWFSGWRATARPGTLDKLANTELSMVIRVIDRDRHHDVPLAARQMLHRFKGVHTEGRQRFVLSIDDDEQVTVRWVRGFAARSKDKLRRFKWELRNSLPGRPGWRTRLMYWLTYPYLHNRGIWIIGEREDTAQDNSYHLFKWIRQNRPKTKVYYSINGDSPDWDKVAKYGQVIDRMSWKHRAYLLHAERLINAYDLEAYLGFPGLLKRAFLRGYGDLLRYKRVFLQHGVVYNDVVASIHGQATNVDMVLTTGRSERSYYAEHCGYGYARVAATGLPRFDALEPVRGPRRILVMPTWRRDIVAPSYNKAAKPEIPFAASEYYRFFSALLRNERLLSAAQYYGVELEFMPHYEIRPYLHHFKIDHPSISVSTTGRDVQLAMRECSMLVTDYSSVFFDVAYMGKPIVYTNFDDESFYTKHYKRGYFDLARDGFGPACGTVDQAVHEIIATIERNFEVEPQYRRRAEEFFVLRDTSNCERAYQVIETMDANAVGDQRAQLYLGARGFGEF; this comes from the coding sequence ATGAGCTTCCCGGTCGACATATCGCACTACGGCGTCACCATCGTCATACCGGCCTTCAACGCCAGCGCCACGCTGGCGCGGGCCCTCCAGTCGGCCCTGGGGCAGACGCACCGCGGCATCGAGGTCCTCGTCGTCGACGACCGCTCCACCGACGGCACCCTGGCCCTCGCCCACCAGTTCGCCGCCCAGGACGGGCGCGTGCGGGTCATCGAGCGGCCGCAGAACAGCGGCGGCTGCGGCGCACCCCGCAACAACGGCATCGAGGCGGCCTCCGGCCAGTTCGTGATGTTCCTCGACGCGGACGACGAGCTGCCGCTCAAGGCGGCCGAGACGCTCCTGTCCTCGGCGCTCGTCACGGGCTCCGAGATCACCGCCGGCCGTGTCGTGCGCATCAACCACGCCACGGACGAGCTCACCGTCTGGCAGCCCCAGCTCTACCCCGCCGACCAGACGGTCGCGGGCCTGGGCGGCATGCCCGAGCTGATCGACGACCCGATCGCCGCCGGAAAGCTGTACCGCAGGGACTTCCTCGACAACCACGGCATCCGCTTCCCCGAGGGCGTCTACTTCGAGGACACCTACTTCTCCACGGTCGCGAACTTCTACGCGCGCTCCTTCACCATCCTCGCCACCCCCGTCTACCGGTGGATGTGGGAGCGGGAGTCCGACCAGCCGTCGATCACCAACCGCCGCCACGAGCTGCGCAGCATCAGCGACCGCGTCCTGGTGCACCAGTACACCGACAGCTTCCTGCGCAGCGTCGGCCGCCCGGACCTGCTGGCCCGCAAGGGTTCCAAGTTCCTCTCGCACGACCTGCGGCTCTACACGCCCGAGCTGCGCACCGGCGACCACGCCTTCCACAGCGGGTTCCTCGCGGCCGTGGCCCCGTACCTGCACAGCCTCGACCCCGGCACCTTCGAACTGTGCGGCCCGATGGAGCGCATCCGCGCCTTCGGCCTCATGCACGGACGCGTCGACATCGCCGTGTCGGCCTCCGACTACATGAAGCGCCGCAGCGTCATCAGCTCCGACATCGTGGAGCGCGACGGCAGGGTGTTCTGGTCCGGGTCGCTGCTCGGCTACCCCAATGCCGAGCGCTTCCTCGAAGTCACCGAGCTGGAGCTGACCGGGCACAAGCTCGCCGACTCCCGCATGTACAACAAGGCCGCGTCGATCGAGATGGTCGACGGCGAGCTGCACATCTCCGGCGCGATCCGCAACCAGTTCAGCCGGTTCGCCGCCGACGACAAGGTCGAGATCATCGCCGTGCTGCGCCGCCGCAGCACCAAGGCCGACCACCACTTCCCCGTCTCCGGTGTGGAGATCGACAAGGACTGGATCCGGTACCACACCACCATCGACCTCAAGTCCACCCTGGACAAGACCGAGCGCGTCGGCAACTGGAACTTCTTCGTCCAGCTCCGGCACGCCGGCGAGCGCGCTTCCACGGCGCTGAACATCAGCGGCGTCGACGTCAGCAGCATGCGGCACTCCTGCGACGCGGGCGTCTTCGAGGTCTACGAGACCGTCAGCGGCAACCTGGGCCTGCGCCCGGAGACCGGGGAACAGCGGGTCAAGACCTCGGACCGGGGCACCCCGTGGCTGTGGTGGCAGGACGTCGCCCCCACCGGGCCCGTGGAACTGCCCGAGAGCTACGCCGCCACGCTCGTGGTCCACTGCCACAACGACGAGTACCACCTGCGCGAGTTCCTCTCCTCGCTCGTGGCCCAGCGCAGCTTCGCCCGCACCCAGGTGGTGTTCGTCGACGACGGGTCGAACGACAGCACCGCACGGCAGCTCGCGGCCTTCGCCGCCTACTACCCCAACGCGGGCGTCGTCACCCAGCACAGCCTCGGCGCCAGCGCGGCCTTCGACCACGGCCTGCAGTACGCCGTCGCCCCCTACGTGATGTTCTCGCGCGCCCGGGACATCCTCGGCGAGGACTCCATCGGCCGGCTGCTCTCGGCCGGCCGCCGGGTCAAGGGCGCCGACGTCGTCGCCGGCCAGGCGGACAACTTCCCCGGCCCCTGGCGCAGCGACGACGAGCCGTGGCAGCGGTACTTCACCTCCAAGACCTCGGTCCGCCGCCTGTCCGACGCGCCGTACCTCGTCTTCTCCACGCTGCTGGGCGGGAAGCTGTTCAAGACCTCCTACATCCGGGAGCACGGCTTCCGCGGAGGCCCGGGCCCTGGCCTGGAGGACGACTGGTTCACCGTCCCGGCCGTGCTGTACGCGCGGAGCGTGGCGATCGCGCAGAACGCCCGCTTCTTCGAGCGGGACGAGGAGAACCAGAACTCGCTCTTCGACTCGCCCTGGAACGACCCCGTCAAGACGGTGGACCGGGTCCGGCTGGCCGCGCACGTCCTGGCCTCGGTCCAGGGCGCCCCGCCGCGGACCGTCGTCCTGGCCCAGCGCTTCGTCGTCCGTACCCTCCAGCCCTACGTGCGCAACATGCACCGCATCATGAGCAGGCCCGAGCTCGCCTCGGTCCTGCCCCTGCTGGGTTCGGTCTACAGCCAGATCCCCGACGACGTGATCCTCCAGTACGCCGTCCACCCGCAGTCCAAGGTCCAGCACCACGCGATCGTCACGGGCAACCTCGACCTCTTCGCGGACCCGCTGGGAGCGCCGGAGTACCTTCCCACGCTCTTCCTCGACGAAGAGGGCGTCTACCGAAGACTCGTGTCCGACCCGGTGCGCACCACGCTGCTGCGCGTTCCGCGGGCCAGCGCCGTCCTGGAGACCTTCGACTGGACCGACGGCGAGATCCACTTCGAGGGGCTCCTCGTCCTCTCCGGCGTGGACATCAACGCCCGGTACACCAACCGGATCCAGCTCGTGCTCTCCGACGGGCAGCGCGAGGTGACGCTCCCCCTGGAGCAGAACTACCGCCGCGACCGCTGGCGCACCCGCAAGAACCAGGACTGGTTCTCCGGCTGGCGCGCCACCGCCCGCCCGGGCACCCTCGACAAGCTGGCCAACACCGAGCTGAGCATGGTGATCCGGGTCATCGACCGGGACCGCCACCACGACGTCCCGCTGGCGGCCCGCCAGATGCTGCACCGCTTCAAGGGCGTCCACACCGAGGGCCGGCAGCGCTTCGTCCTGTCCATCGACGACGACGAGCAGGTCACCGTCCGCTGGGTACGCGGCTTCGCGGCCCGGTCCAAGGACAAGCTGCGCCGCTTCAAGTGGGAGCTGCGCAACTCGCTGCCCGGACGGCCCGGCTGGCGCACCCGCCTCATGTACTGGCTGACGTACCCCTACCTGCACAACCGGGGCATCTGGATCATCGGTGAACGCGAGGACACCGCCCAGGACAACAGCTACCACCTGTTCAAGTGGATCCGGCAGAACCGCCCCAAGACCAAGGTCTACTACTCGATCAACGGCGATTCCCCCGACTGGGACAAGGTGGCCAAGTACGGCCAGGTCATCGACCGGATGTCGTGGAAGCACCGCGCCTACCTGCTCCACGCGGAACGCCTGATCAACGCGTACGACCTGGAGGCCTACCTCGGCTTCCCCGGTCTCCTCAAGCGCGCCTTCCTGCGCGGCTACGGCGACCTGCTGCGCTACAAGCGGGTGTTCCTCCAGCACGGCGTCGTCTACAACGACGTCGTCGCCTCGATCCACGGCCAGGCCACCAACGTCGACATGGTGCTCACCACGGGACGCAGCGAGCGCTCGTACTACGCCGAGCACTGCGGCTACGGCTACGCGCGCGTGGCGGCGACCGGCCTGCCCCGGTTCGACGCCCTGGAGCCGGTGCGCGGCCCGCGGCGGATCCTGGTCATGCCGACCTGGCGCCGCGACATCGTCGCGCCCTCGTACAACAAGGCGGCCAAGCCCGAGATCCCGTTCGCGGCGTCCGAGTACTACCGGTTCTTCTCCGCGCTGCTGCGCAACGAGCGGCTGCTGAGCGCCGCCCAGTACTACGGCGTCGAGCTGGAATTCATGCCGCACTACGAGATCCGGCCCTACCTCCACCACTTCAAGATCGACCACCCGTCGATCAGCGTGTCGACCACGGGCCGCGACGTGCAGCTCGCCATGCGCGAGTGCTCGATGCTGGTGACGGACTATTCGTCGGTGTTCTTCGACGTGGCTTACATGGGCAAGCCCATCGTCTACACGAACTTCGACGACGAGTCCTTCTACACCAAGCACTACAAGCGCGGCTACTTCGACCTCGCGCGGGACGGCTTCGGCCCGGCCTGCGGCACCGTCGACCAGGCGGTGCACGAGATCATCGCCACCATCGAGCGGAACTTCGAGGTGGAACCCCAGTACCGCCGGCGCGCCGAGGAGTTCTTCGTCCTGCGCGACACCTCCAACTGCGAGCGCGCCTACCAGGTCATCGAGACGATGGACGCGAATGCCGTCGGCGACCAGCGGGCTCAGCTCTATCTCGGAGCACGGGGCTTCGGCGAGTTCTGA
- a CDS encoding phosphodiester glycosidase family protein translates to MARRTTVAALLCLAVAATSCTAAPDDARPAPSPSAVVDLHLPQGVEYSETSQEFGRRGSSAVKVLSVSPDAKARVAGIHSKELAGTTTVRDMAKGSGARAAVNGSFFDIDTGRQFAGYDGDPLGLYAENGKILSEASNGRAALLLGYEQGRLVARVEETQTIGRLRAEDTAERELDGVNRVPGRVLGCGGVGGDRIATTEEPMSDPYTGLCTDGDEIVQFTEQWSTRTPPGPPRSAEAVLTADGTVREVRVPAGGRIPAGGSTLYGIGPAAGWLQGHVLKGSHIDVAQEMTDGAGLPIGEPVDTAVGGSHRLLRNGEVTVASDAAGGKPNPRTLAGVKADGTLLLVTIDGREVGVSAGATLAEAARFMLSLGAVDAVNLDGGGSTTMIVNGELRNRPRGGAKDDVTERPVSNGIGIFEE, encoded by the coding sequence ATGGCTAGACGCACCACCGTCGCCGCCCTGCTCTGCCTGGCCGTGGCGGCCACCTCCTGCACCGCCGCACCCGACGACGCCCGCCCGGCGCCCTCGCCGAGCGCCGTCGTCGACCTCCACCTGCCCCAAGGCGTGGAGTACAGCGAGACCTCCCAGGAGTTCGGCCGCAGGGGCTCCTCCGCCGTCAAGGTGCTGAGCGTCAGCCCCGACGCCAAGGCCCGGGTGGCCGGCATCCACAGCAAGGAGCTCGCCGGGACCACGACCGTACGGGACATGGCGAAGGGCTCCGGGGCCCGTGCGGCCGTCAACGGCTCGTTCTTCGACATCGACACGGGACGCCAGTTCGCCGGCTACGACGGAGACCCCCTGGGCCTCTACGCCGAGAACGGGAAGATCCTCAGCGAGGCGAGCAACGGCCGGGCCGCGCTGCTGCTCGGCTACGAGCAGGGGCGGCTGGTGGCGCGCGTGGAGGAGACGCAGACCATCGGCCGGCTGCGCGCCGAGGACACCGCGGAGCGCGAACTGGACGGAGTCAACCGGGTGCCCGGCCGGGTGCTCGGCTGCGGCGGCGTCGGCGGCGACCGGATCGCCACCACCGAGGAGCCCATGTCCGACCCGTACACGGGGCTGTGCACCGATGGTGACGAGATCGTCCAGTTCACCGAGCAGTGGTCGACCCGGACCCCGCCCGGCCCGCCGCGCAGCGCGGAGGCCGTGCTGACCGCGGACGGCACGGTCCGTGAGGTGCGGGTTCCGGCGGGCGGCCGGATCCCGGCGGGCGGCAGCACCCTGTACGGCATCGGCCCCGCCGCCGGGTGGCTGCAGGGCCACGTGCTCAAGGGCAGCCACATCGACGTGGCGCAGGAGATGACGGACGGGGCGGGCCTGCCCATCGGCGAGCCGGTCGACACGGCCGTCGGCGGCAGTCACCGGCTGCTCAGGAACGGCGAGGTCACCGTCGCCTCCGACGCGGCGGGGGGCAAGCCCAACCCGCGCACCCTCGCGGGGGTGAAGGCGGACGGCACCCTGCTGCTCGTCACCATCGACGGCCGGGAGGTGGGAGTGAGCGCCGGTGCCACCCTCGCCGAAGCGGCCCGGTTCATGCTCTCGCTGGGCGCTGTCGACGCGGTCAACCTGGACGGTGGCGGATCCACCACCATGATCGTGAACGGCGAACTCCGCAACCGCCCCCGGGGCGGCGCGAAGGACGACGTCACCGAGCGGCCGGTCTCCAACGGGATCGGGATCTTCGAGGAATAG
- a CDS encoding Ig-like domain-containing protein, protein MTDWYPLVRAWVSHEGRTGVLDLVSEVDPALPVAPGQEFQVAMSITATGGSFRTYGYLLDEMFGDVATFEKLDGLRHLTNGRFTTFATGDEPRTAVGTVKIGKDTADGSVLIPKVIVGIMPAQGDKLVACAVVHDQCFYVRRYALPGRVLKLHPGTRAVLPAESPAPGLRLTGVSLARGGMISCTPDGAVTYQPHPSYLGYDRFSCRYEDAGGNTVWSDVTVYVGDLALPGALPVRHG, encoded by the coding sequence ATGACCGACTGGTATCCGCTCGTCCGGGCGTGGGTCTCCCACGAGGGCCGCACCGGCGTGCTCGACCTGGTGTCCGAGGTGGACCCCGCGCTCCCGGTCGCCCCGGGACAGGAGTTCCAGGTCGCGATGAGCATCACGGCGACCGGCGGCTCGTTCCGCACCTACGGTTATCTGCTCGACGAGATGTTCGGCGACGTCGCGACCTTCGAGAAGCTGGACGGGCTGCGCCACCTGACCAACGGGCGCTTCACCACCTTCGCCACGGGCGACGAGCCGCGCACCGCCGTCGGAACCGTGAAGATCGGCAAGGACACCGCCGACGGATCGGTCCTGATCCCGAAGGTCATCGTGGGCATCATGCCGGCCCAGGGGGACAAGCTCGTCGCCTGCGCGGTCGTCCACGACCAGTGCTTCTACGTCCGCCGCTACGCCCTGCCCGGACGCGTCCTGAAGCTGCACCCCGGAACGCGGGCCGTGCTGCCCGCCGAGAGCCCGGCCCCCGGGCTGCGGCTGACCGGGGTCTCCCTGGCCCGCGGCGGGATGATCAGCTGCACCCCGGACGGGGCGGTCACCTACCAGCCCCACCCCTCGTACCTCGGGTACGACCGGTTCTCCTGCCGCTACGAGGACGCCGGGGGCAACACGGTCTGGTCGGACGTCACCGTGTACGTCGGCGACCTCGCCCTGCCCGGAGCATTGCCGGTCCGGCATGGCTAG
- a CDS encoding CDP-alcohol phosphatidyltransferase family protein, with translation MSKLSLKAVQKLTCKKRDAWWTVLLVDPIATRMLVVLARWNFVTPNRVTWAALFVGLGSAFFFLQADWMSLCIGAALYHLSFILDCIDGKLARLKGNGTVFGGWLDYVFDRIRVLFCALALMGGQFLQHDEEVYLLAALVVIFLDMLRYVDALQIYKMRMSMRGKIEAVTLARQAEQGVEEEERKVVFIEDLLRENPLGQADELKAQSAQAEQSEVIDLHEQFRTRFPWYARFRHALVQSRIRPHLISGIEFQMFIFIIGPVIGHILWTTAASAVLMGGFELVIMFKFWLSTRDFTRTMERLDPGNIPSRAGSIAPHLHAGRHRRRGDEELQEVVEAAQRFPAPEPYEDPGFVPYPAPYPNEYTGAVTDTMQLSKIPAQALRPGYVEPEHYSR, from the coding sequence ATGTCCAAGCTGTCTCTGAAGGCCGTCCAGAAGCTCACCTGCAAAAAGCGGGACGCCTGGTGGACGGTCCTTCTGGTCGACCCGATAGCGACGCGCATGCTCGTCGTCCTGGCGCGGTGGAACTTCGTCACGCCGAACCGGGTGACGTGGGCCGCTCTCTTCGTGGGCCTCGGCTCGGCCTTCTTCTTCCTCCAGGCCGACTGGATGTCGCTGTGCATAGGCGCGGCGCTCTACCACCTCAGCTTCATCCTCGACTGCATCGACGGCAAGCTCGCCCGCCTCAAGGGCAACGGCACCGTCTTCGGCGGCTGGCTCGACTACGTCTTCGACCGCATCCGCGTCCTGTTCTGCGCGCTCGCCCTGATGGGCGGGCAGTTCCTGCAGCACGACGAAGAGGTCTACCTGCTCGCGGCCCTGGTCGTGATCTTCCTCGACATGCTCCGCTACGTCGACGCCCTCCAGATCTACAAGATGCGCATGTCCATGCGCGGCAAGATCGAAGCCGTCACCCTCGCCCGCCAGGCGGAGCAGGGGGTCGAGGAGGAGGAGCGCAAGGTCGTCTTCATCGAGGACCTGCTGCGCGAGAACCCCCTGGGACAGGCGGACGAGCTCAAGGCCCAGAGCGCGCAGGCGGAGCAGTCCGAGGTCATCGACCTCCACGAGCAGTTCCGCACGCGGTTCCCCTGGTACGCCCGGTTCCGCCACGCCCTGGTGCAGAGCCGCATCCGGCCGCACCTCATCAGCGGCATCGAGTTCCAGATGTTCATCTTCATCATCGGCCCCGTCATCGGCCACATCCTGTGGACCACGGCCGCGTCGGCCGTGCTGATGGGCGGCTTCGAGCTCGTCATCATGTTCAAGTTCTGGCTCTCCACCCGCGACTTCACGCGCACGATGGAACGCCTCGACCCGGGCAACATCCCCTCGCGCGCCGGCTCCATAGCCCCGCACCTGCACGCCGGCCGTCACCGCCGCCGCGGCGATGAGGAGCTGCAGGAGGTCGTGGAGGCCGCCCAGCGGTTCCCCGCCCCCGAGCCGTACGAGGACCCGGGCTTCGTGCCGTACCCCGCGCCCTACCCGAACGAGTACACGGGCGCCGTGACGGACACCATGCAGCTCTCCAAGATTCCGGCCCAGGCCCTGCGGCCGGGCTACGTCGAACCGGAGCACTACTCTCGATGA
- a CDS encoding 3-hydroxyacyl-CoA dehydrogenase NAD-binding domain-containing protein, giving the protein MSTTTTELLKGAAELFPDEVVTRALVRHLDLPFGAGRFALVTLDNGLDHTKPTTFGPQSLANLNAAIDQVEQEALAGSIVGAGLTGKPFIFAVGADLKGVELLKKHDEALAIGKGGHDVFKRLAALAVPTFAYYNGAAMGGGVEVGLHCTYRTVSKAIPAFSLPEVFLGLVPGWGGCALLPNLIGADRAVSVIIENSLNQNRQLKGKQVFELGIADALFEGADFLEQSLLWTARVLKGETEVVRDEIDRGEAWDAAVARGRFIADSKVHGAAPAAYRALEIIEAAKDGDLQKGFDAEDTALADLIMGGELRSGIYAFNLVQKRAKRPAGAPDKNLARQVTKVGVVGAGLMASQLALLFLRRLEVPVVLTDIDQERVDKGVGYVRAEIQKLLGKGRINQDKANRLTALVTGVLDKAEGFADADFIIEAVFEEMSVKQKVFAEVEAVAPAHAILATNTSSLSVSEMASKLQHPERVVGFHFFNPVAILPLLEIVRGEQTDDASLATAFGVARKLKKTAVLTKDAPAFVVNRILTRFMGEIQNVIDEGTPVVTAEKAIEPLGLPMSPLVLLELVGPAIGLHVSETLNRAFPERFTVSPNLAAVVKAGKRGFYTYDSGRPELDPEVAALLVQGDVVLTEEQVRDRVLDAVAQEIGLMLEEGVVAEAQDIDLCLITGAGWPFHLGGITPYLDREGVSERVNGKKFLAPGLASVPV; this is encoded by the coding sequence GTGAGCACCACCACCACTGAGCTCCTGAAGGGCGCGGCCGAGCTGTTCCCGGACGAGGTCGTCACGCGCGCGCTCGTACGCCACCTGGACCTGCCCTTCGGCGCCGGGCGCTTCGCGCTCGTCACGCTGGACAACGGCCTGGACCACACCAAGCCGACCACCTTCGGCCCGCAGTCCCTCGCCAACCTGAACGCGGCGATCGACCAGGTCGAGCAGGAGGCCCTCGCGGGCTCCATCGTCGGTGCGGGCCTGACCGGCAAGCCGTTCATCTTCGCGGTCGGCGCCGACCTCAAGGGCGTCGAGCTGCTGAAGAAGCACGACGAGGCGCTCGCCATCGGCAAGGGCGGCCACGACGTCTTCAAGCGCCTCGCGGCGCTGGCCGTCCCCACCTTCGCGTACTACAACGGCGCGGCGATGGGCGGCGGTGTCGAGGTCGGTCTGCACTGCACCTACCGCACCGTCTCCAAGGCCATCCCGGCCTTCTCCCTGCCCGAGGTCTTCCTCGGCCTGGTTCCCGGCTGGGGCGGCTGCGCCCTGCTGCCGAACCTGATCGGCGCGGACCGCGCGGTCTCGGTCATCATCGAGAACTCGCTGAACCAGAACCGCCAGCTCAAGGGCAAGCAGGTCTTCGAACTCGGCATCGCGGACGCGCTGTTCGAGGGCGCGGACTTCCTGGAGCAGTCGCTCCTGTGGACCGCCCGTGTGCTGAAGGGCGAGACCGAGGTTGTCCGCGACGAGATCGACCGCGGCGAGGCCTGGGACGCGGCGGTCGCCCGCGGCCGCTTCATCGCCGACTCCAAGGTGCACGGCGCGGCCCCGGCCGCCTACCGCGCGCTGGAGATCATCGAGGCTGCCAAGGACGGCGACCTGCAGAAGGGCTTCGACGCCGAGGACACGGCCCTGGCCGACCTCATCATGGGCGGCGAACTGCGCTCCGGCATCTACGCCTTCAACCTGGTCCAGAAGCGCGCCAAGCGCCCGGCCGGCGCCCCGGACAAGAACCTGGCCCGCCAGGTCACCAAGGTCGGCGTCGTCGGCGCGGGCCTGATGGCCTCGCAGCTGGCGCTGCTGTTCCTGCGCCGCCTGGAGGTGCCGGTGGTCCTCACCGACATCGACCAGGAGCGCGTGGACAAGGGTGTGGGCTACGTCCGCGCCGAGATCCAGAAGCTGCTGGGCAAGGGCCGCATCAACCAGGACAAGGCCAACCGCCTGACCGCCCTGGTGACCGGCGTCCTGGACAAGGCCGAGGGCTTCGCGGACGCGGACTTCATCATCGAGGCCGTGTTCGAGGAGATGTCCGTCAAGCAGAAGGTGTTCGCGGAGGTCGAGGCGGTCGCCCCGGCGCACGCGATCCTCGCCACCAACACCTCCTCGCTGTCGGTCTCGGAGATGGCCTCCAAGCTCCAGCACCCGGAGCGCGTGGTCGGCTTCCACTTCTTCAACCCGGTCGCGATCCTCCCGCTGCTGGAGATCGTCCGCGGCGAGCAGACCGACGACGCCTCGCTGGCCACGGCCTTCGGTGTCGCGCGCAAGCTGAAGAAGACCGCGGTCCTCACCAAGGACGCCCCGGCGTTCGTCGTGAACCGCATCCTGACCCGCTTCATGGGCGAGATCCAGAACGTCATCGACGAGGGCACCCCGGTGGTCACCGCCGAGAAGGCCATCGAGCCGCTCGGCCTGCCGATGTCCCCGCTGGTGCTGCTGGAGCTCGTGGGCCCGGCGATCGGTCTGCACGTGTCCGAGACCCTGAACCGCGCCTTCCCGGAGCGCTTCACCGTCTCGCCGAACCTGGCTGCCGTCGTCAAGGCCGGCAAGCGCGGGTTCTACACGTACGACTCCGGTAGGCCGGAGCTGGACCCCGAGGTCGCCGCCCTCCTCGTACAGGGCGATGTCGTCCTGACCGAGGAGCAGGTCCGCGACCGCGTCCTGGACGCGGTGGCGCAGGAGATCGGCCTGATGCTGGAGGAGGGTGTCGTGGCCGAGGCCCAGGACATCGACCTCTGCCTCATCACGGGCGCGGGCTGGCCCTTCCACCTGGGCGGCATCACTCCGTACCTGGACCGCGAGGGCGTCTCCGAGCGGGTGAACGGCAAGAAGTTCCTGGCCCCGGGCCTGGCGAGCGTTCCCGTCTAA
- a CDS encoding rhamnogalacturonan acetylesterase encodes MTRIFLAGDSSVTSRQASMAPMVGWGQTLQLFVQGAEVINCARAGSSTRSFLERGRLAWILENAAPGDLMLISFGLIDMKPGDGRFTEPFKEYQAFLREYVHAARDRGIHPVLVTSHERRVFDKFANMRRPLTLYPAAMREVAAQLTVPLIDLNEWSVAWWRHAGPEGTKQIFLYLDPGEHPNYPDGVGDNTHLRAHGAVECSRFIAGEMQAHELLPPPYFRNLQSQFDPERAVEFLPDEVFDQQTKERVAEVRR; translated from the coding sequence ATGACGAGAATCTTCCTCGCCGGCGACTCCAGCGTCACGAGCCGGCAGGCCAGCATGGCCCCGATGGTGGGATGGGGCCAGACCCTGCAGCTGTTCGTGCAGGGCGCCGAGGTGATCAACTGCGCGCGCGCCGGTTCGAGCACCCGCAGTTTCCTGGAGCGCGGGCGACTCGCCTGGATCCTGGAGAACGCGGCTCCCGGCGACCTGATGCTCATCTCCTTCGGACTCATCGACATGAAGCCCGGTGACGGCCGCTTCACCGAGCCGTTCAAGGAGTACCAGGCCTTCCTGCGCGAGTACGTCCACGCGGCGCGCGACCGGGGCATCCACCCGGTCCTCGTCACCAGCCACGAGCGCCGCGTCTTCGACAAGTTCGCCAACATGCGCCGCCCGCTGACCCTGTACCCGGCGGCCATGCGGGAGGTCGCGGCCCAGCTCACGGTGCCGCTGATCGACCTGAACGAATGGAGTGTCGCCTGGTGGCGGCACGCCGGCCCCGAGGGAACCAAGCAGATCTTCCTCTACCTGGATCCGGGCGAGCATCCCAACTACCCGGACGGTGTCGGGGACAACACCCACCTGCGCGCCCACGGCGCGGTGGAGTGCTCCCGCTTCATCGCGGGGGAGATGCAGGCCCACGAGCTGCTGCCGCCCCCGTACTTCCGCAATCTTCAGTCCCAGTTCGATCCGGAGCGCGCCGTCGAGTTCCTGCCCGACGAAGTCTTCGACCAGCAGACCAAGGAACGGGTCGCGGAGGTACGACGATGA